The following coding sequences are from one Chloracidobacterium sp. window:
- a CDS encoding HIT domain-containing protein, translating to MTEDFYCDSVLSGKTDVRRIRETENVLAFHHTRPFWETHIVVIPKRHISSFLSLEESDNAIVIEMLAVIREVAAEVVEQLGAARVLTNMGNYQDSKHLHFHVYSGERLRPDQTI from the coding sequence ATGACCGAAGACTTTTATTGCGATAGTGTACTGAGCGGCAAAACCGACGTTCGACGCATACGTGAGACAGAGAATGTGTTGGCGTTTCACCACACGCGGCCGTTTTGGGAAACGCATATTGTCGTTATTCCGAAACGTCATATTTCGTCATTCCTCAGTTTGGAAGAAAGTGATAACGCGATCGTGATCGAGATGCTCGCAGTGATCCGCGAAGTTGCGGCAGAGGTCGTGGAACAACTCGGTGCTGCTCGCGTCCTGACCAATATGGGCAATTATCAGGATTCAAAACATCTCCATTTTCACGTCTATTCCGGCGAACGCCTGCGTCCGGACCAGACTATTTGA